GCGCAGGTAGCCGTATGGCTTGCCGGCTTCCAGGAAGGGGGATATTTCATCCAGCACACCAGCCAGCAACAGGCGGGTAACGCCTGGCTTCAGCTCTTTCACCACACTTCTGTTTCTTGTGAAAATACCATGTATGCTCCATGTCAGGTTCTCATTACGTACAGGCACTACGTTCAGGTCCACTTCAATACCTTTGTTGGTCAGCTTTCCATAGTTATCGATCACTTGTCCGTAGCCGGAAGAAGGTGGCAGGGACAGCGGTGCGATCTGGTTAGTAGACAACCGGGTATACCACGCAAAATCTAACGTTATCCTTCTTTCAAAAAACTCGAGGTTGGTTCCCACTTCAAAGTCCTGTGTGAACTCCGGTTTCAGATTAGGATTGCCCGCAGAAGGGTCTTGCATCACACCGGACTGCCCGAGGAAGGCGGGGTTAACCCTGAAAATATTGAATAACTGGTAAGGGTCAGCATCCCTGCCCACTTTGGCCCAGCTGGCACGCAGTTTACCAAAGGTCAGCACTTTGCTTTCCATCTTAAGCGCATCGGTAAACACAAACGATGCCGCCACGCTGGGATAGAAATAACTACGGTTGCTGGAAGGCAGCGTGGAAGACCAGTCGTTTCTGCCTGTCAGGGTCAGGAACAACCACTTCTTATAGTCCAGGTCCACTTCTCCGAAAATACCCCACAACCTGCGCTGCATGAAGATATCTTCTGTCGGGATCACTGTTTTGGTATTCAACAGAGAGTATACACCCGGCACTACGATGGTTTTACCCGTATTGATCTGAGATTTTGTCGTACGCTGGTTAACGTTATGGCCTACCAGTATTTTCAAACCGAAGTCTTCATTTTTCAGTTTAGGCGTAAACGTACCAATGAGGTTGGATTCCAATTCTGTGAAACGGTAGTTCTGTTGTATGATCTGTCCGTTACCTTCCGCACCTCTGGAGCCGATGTCCGTTACTTCTTTACGAAGGAAATTATTTTGGTTCACCCCAAACTGATAACTGAGGTTAAACCAGGGCAACACTTCATAGTTGAGTTTTAAACCAGCCACATACCGGTCAGTCGCGGTGGTAATAGTATTATGGGCGAAAGCCCAGAGCGGGTTATCATATTGTGCGCTGTTGGTAGATACCGGTTTACCGGCAGCATTTTCAAAAGGCAGGCCGGCGATGTTCCAGTTTCGTCCCAGAAAGAGGTTACGCGCGAAAGAAGAAGCTGCGCCGGGCACCTGGTTCTCACCAAAGATACTGCCGCCCTGGTTACTGGTACTATAGCTGAAATTGGCGTTTACCGTCAATCCGTTTGTGAGACGGGTCACACCACCGATAGACATATTACCTCTGTTGAAGTAGGAGTGAGGCACGTAGCCATCCTGGCTCAGATAGGAGGCAGTGGCGCTAAGGGCCGATTTATCATTGCCACCGTTCACTCCCACAGAATTTTCTGTGATCCAGCCAGTGCGGAACAGGTCTTTTACGTTATTGGGAACTGCGCGGTAAGCCATGTTGCCGGAGGCGGGGAACAAATCCGGGAAAGCCTTCAGGTAGTCGGGCCAAACAGGTATTGAGTCAAGTGTACCGAAGCGGGGGCCCCAGGAGCCGTTGGCATTCTGATAATTGAAGCTGGCACCGGGACCGTATTCATTCTGGTATTTGGGAAGATTGGCCACTCTTTCCATGGAAAGGGAAGAGGAGTAAGTCACTTCTGTTTTCCGTTTGCCGGTATTGGCGCTGCCTGATTTGGTAGTGATAATGATCGCGCCGTTGGAGGCCCTTGATCCGTAAAGTGCTGCCGCGGCGGCGCCTTTCAGCACCGTCATCGAAGCAATGTCATTAGGGTCGAGGGATGAAAGACCGCTGGAGTAGGCACCGCCGCCCGATGTCTGGCTGGAGGTGGTCACCTGGTCATTATTGTAAGGAATCCCATCTACTACGATCAAAGGTTCGTTATTACCAAAAAAGGAGGTGTTACCGCGGATGTTGATACGGGTAGCGGCGCCCGGTGTACCTTGTGAAGTTCTGATGTCTACACCGGCTACCTTTCCCTGCAGGCCTTTCAGCATGTCAGGTTCCGACTTTTGTACCAGTTGATCGGGTTTGACCGTGGACACCGAATAACCTAACGAGGTTTCGTTCCGTTTCAAACCTACGGCGGTTACCACCACTTCTCCCAGTTGTTTTTTATCAGCTTCCAGGGCTACGTCAACTTCATTGCCCGGACCGACAGGGACCTCTTTAGTAAGATATCCCACAAAGGAAAAAACGAGTGTTGTACCACTGGCCACATTATTTAGCTTGTAAGTACCGTCACCGGACGTAAAAACCCCTTTGGTAGTACCCTTTATTACGACTGTAACGCCGGGAAGAGCAGAACCATCTTTTGCATCCGTAACCTTTCCGCTAATCGTTCGTGTCTGGGCTACTGCGCTGAGAACGCTGCTGCACACGAACAGCCATAGTAGTAGCTCTTTTTTCATAAGCAATTTTGGTTTTGATTGACTAAATAGAAGTTAACTCAGTTAAATTACGACAAAAAAAGCTGATATATTATCAGGATTGGTTAAAATAATATCAGACAGATTCAGATATTTTGCTATATAGATAGATATAAATATTCGTTAAATAACATCTAGATAACAGGAAGACATTTGGAAATGTTGAGAAAAATACGCCCTGAGAAATACATTTTTTTTATGCGAATAAGAAGAAATCTGCATAAAAGAATTTTTTTACAGATGGGGAGGATATCGACAATAAGGTTGTCAGGATGCCAAACATGGTTTTAAATAAAAAAGGGGCGCCAGATGGCGCCCCTTTATACAGTAAGTACTGTGAATTATTTGTTGTAACCCGGATTCTGTACGATGTTCGGGTTAGCGTCGATTTCCGTCTGTGGAATTGGAAATGCCACATATTGACTAGTCGGCAGGATCTCACTTTGACGTAATGCATCTGCGTCGGCAATAGAGCGTTTACCCATGAACCTGAACAGATCGGTAGCACCAAAGCCTTCACCTACCAGTTCCAGTCTGCGCTGTTTGATCAGCTCTGCTCTCACGCTGTTGAAGTCAGAAGCAGTAAACGCTGATAATCCACGGTGCTGACGCAGGTTGCTGATGTCGTTGGCAGCGAGTTGCAGGTTGCCCTGACGCATATACGCTTCCGCACGATTCAGTAACACCTCACTCACTCTTAACACTTTCACATTGGACATGCCAGTCAAACCAAGACCGTTACCAATCCACTTCATCATGTAGTTGTTGCCTGAGAATGTTTTCACTATCGTGTTGCGGTAGTCGGCAGCCTCCAGCAGGGACATAAAGTTCTGATTCAGGCGCACGTCTCCATAACCGCTGGTGGATGTACCATCATTGGGCAGGTAGATATTACCAAAGTTATCAGCGCCTCTGTTTTCCGGTGTCAGGAAACGCAGGGAGAAGATATCCTCTGAAGTAGGATTATTGGTGGTATAATTTGCCAGATAATTGGCGTCGCTCCACAGCGGGAAAGCATTAATGAGCGGTGTTGCTTCATCAATTACAGCCTGCCAGTTAGGATCAGTGGCATTAGATGTATCACCGACATAGAGGTAAGCACGTGTCAGCAATGCGCTGGCAGCAGCTTTAGAGCCACGGAAAACTTTTTCAGTTTTGGTAGCTGCATCAGGCGCCAGGTTTTTTGCCGCTTTCAGATCGCTGATGATAGCATCGTACGTTTCTTTCAGCGTAGCACGGGAAGGCTTGGAAGTAGCCGGATTGTCTACCGCCTTTATGGCCAGCGGCACACCTGTATTGGCTTTCGTCGCATCATTCTTCATT
The Chitinophaga varians genome window above contains:
- a CDS encoding SusC/RagA family TonB-linked outer membrane protein, whose protein sequence is MKKELLLWLFVCSSVLSAVAQTRTISGKVTDAKDGSALPGVTVVIKGTTKGVFTSGDGTYKLNNVASGTTLVFSFVGYLTKEVPVGPGNEVDVALEADKKQLGEVVVTAVGLKRNETSLGYSVSTVKPDQLVQKSEPDMLKGLQGKVAGVDIRTSQGTPGAATRINIRGNTSFFGNNEPLIVVDGIPYNNDQVTTSSQTSGGGAYSSGLSSLDPNDIASMTVLKGAAAAALYGSRASNGAIIITTKSGSANTGKRKTEVTYSSSLSMERVANLPKYQNEYGPGASFNYQNANGSWGPRFGTLDSIPVWPDYLKAFPDLFPASGNMAYRAVPNNVKDLFRTGWITENSVGVNGGNDKSALSATASYLSQDGYVPHSYFNRGNMSIGGVTRLTNGLTVNANFSYSTSNQGGSIFGENQVPGAASSFARNLFLGRNWNIAGLPFENAAGKPVSTNSAQYDNPLWAFAHNTITTATDRYVAGLKLNYEVLPWFNLSYQFGVNQNNFLRKEVTDIGSRGAEGNGQIIQQNYRFTELESNLIGTFTPKLKNEDFGLKILVGHNVNQRTTKSQINTGKTIVVPGVYSLLNTKTVIPTEDIFMQRRLWGIFGEVDLDYKKWLFLTLTGRNDWSSTLPSSNRSYFYPSVAASFVFTDALKMESKVLTFGKLRASWAKVGRDADPYQLFNIFRVNPAFLGQSGVMQDPSAGNPNLKPEFTQDFEVGTNLEFFERRITLDFAWYTRLSTNQIAPLSLPPSSGYGQVIDNYGKLTNKGIEVDLNVVPVRNENLTWSIHGIFTRNRSVVKELKPGVTRLLLAGVLDEISPFLEAGKPYGYLRGSANVRDKDGSLLIDPSNGYLIRSPEQRMVGDPNPDFKAGLGTTLNYKGFFLNALFDLTRGGDIYSVTVSSLLGRGVTKDNGVEQRENVYVIPGYYGDVNTGTPLLDDKGNRIPNHTAISRFEMFFGETFAINSATEWNVYDATVYTFRELTLGYDFPKKWFSKTPIGALTLTLTGRNLWYYAPGFPKYTRFNPEVGSFGSTNVQGIELSGAPTTRRFGVNVKVTF
- a CDS encoding RagB/SusD family nutrient uptake outer membrane protein — translated: MKYPKLSILALTAATAFSACNSKLDIAPSNALDNESAVTEANARILANGLYERAQELEYYGRDFNVVTDVTGNDMKITAANSNRFLYEFQYIFTPLTASQSKTWLNAYRVANQASVIIDKLPETATTKEYKGEAYFMRALAHFDLARRYTRPYSQMKNDATKANTGVPLAIKAVDNPATSKPSRATLKETYDAIISDLKAAKNLAPDAATKTEKVFRGSKAAASALLTRAYLYVGDTSNATDPNWQAVIDEATPLINAFPLWSDANYLANYTTNNPTSEDIFSLRFLTPENRGADNFGNIYLPNDGTSTSGYGDVRLNQNFMSLLEAADYRNTIVKTFSGNNYMMKWIGNGLGLTGMSNVKVLRVSEVLLNRAEAYMRQGNLQLAANDISNLRQHRGLSAFTASDFNSVRAELIKQRRLELVGEGFGATDLFRFMGKRSIADADALRQSEILPTSQYVAFPIPQTEIDANPNIVQNPGYNK